A stretch of the Plasmodium berghei ANKA genome assembly, chromosome: 10 genome encodes the following:
- a CDS encoding DNA damage-inducible protein 1, putative translates to MVFITISDDNNIITSLDMHEDTEMFTIMNIIENDFSLNMNINELTYNGKVVDKSDTLKKLNMHEGDLLFIRKKINLDMIQEELNANKFGNIMNNSGVTNTSATNVSTSNTGNILPSSLNNSGQGNNAAFNGILEQFRIFQEMEYIKKEAEKLLQLKTDKTKMSILQIQDKKLYDAINTENLEEIKKIVKERYEIEKKEKQREKEMYEKALKDPLSEESQKYIYEHIYKNQINSNLALAQEHFPEAFGLVYMLYIPVEINKNVIHAFVDSGAQTSIISKRCAEKCNILRLMDTRFTGIAKGVGTKSILGKIHMIDIKIGNYFYAVALTIIDDYDIDFIFGLDLLKRHQCSIDLKKNALVIEDNEIPFLAEKDIIKRSFENINLDTL, encoded by the coding sequence ATGGTGTTCATAACAATATctgatgataataatataataacgAGTCTAGATATGCATGAAGATACTGAAATGTTTACAATAATGAACATAATTGAAAATGATTTTTCTcttaatatgaatataaatgaattaacGTATAATGGAAAGGTAGTAGATAAATCAGatactttaaaaaaattgaacaTGCATGAAGGTgatcttttatttatccgaaaaaaaattaatctTGATATGATACAAGAGGAATTAAATGCAAACAAGTTTGGaaatattatgaacaaTAGTGGTGTCACTAACACATCAGCTACTAATGTTAGTACATCCAATACAGGGAATATACTTCCAAGTAGTTTGAATAATTCGGGGCAAGGAAATAACGCTGCATTTAATGGGATCTTGGAACAGTTTCGTATTTTTCAAGAAatggaatatataaaaaaagaagctGAAAAATTACTACAATTAAAAACAGATAAAACAAAGATGAGTATATTACAAATTcaagataaaaaattatatgatgCTATAAATACTGAAAATTTAGAagaaatcaaaaaaatagtaaaagaAAGATatgaaatagaaaaaaaagaaaaacaaagagaaaaagaaatgtaTGAAAAAGCATTAAAAGACCCATTATCCGAGGAatcacaaaaatatatatatgaacatatatataaaaatcaaataaattcaAATCTTGCATTAGCACAGGAACATTTTCCTGAAGCATTTGGTTTAGTATACATGCTATATATACCtgttgaaataaataaaaatgttatacaTGCATTTGTCGATTCAGGGGCACAAACAAGTATTATATCAAAAAGATGTGCAGAAAAATGTAACATTCTAAGATTAATGGATACACGATTTACTGGTATAGCTAAAGGAGTTGGAACAAAATCTATACTAGGAAAAATACACATGAttgatattaaaattgGAAATTATTTCTATGCTGTTGCATTAACTATAATAGATGATTATGATATCGATTTTATATTTGGCCtagatttattaaaaagacACCAATGTTCAATTGATTTGAAGAAAAACGCTTTAGTTATCGAAGATAATGAAATACCATTTTTGGCtgaaaaagatataatCAAACGATCATTTGAAAACATAAACTTAGACACACTATAG
- a CDS encoding aldo-keto reductase, putative, producing MKNKRKILLILLHSLVFFEVLFCLIKKRNYYNTVYTKGKYTTNNLKNSKINYKLSYVNFIKIFKKCLVKNYSHYFIRNTIFHFKKIQRDKFITVKKRKNISVFSSYNHIKRINGESVKLYLKKNNANGEDSESEQTKDDEQSDSKKIKKTKTSENIKTKAVKKTKSTKKNKKKTAKTNKNDKKDQSDEGENKTDESKNKRKKSKNTIVDEIIYEHETNTTNEKPKEVLEKKKLKGAKRKKSSNLRKTKQSEDNIALEKTDEDFDSVKGKRVQQKEAKKNELKKKRDIEEISDEDFEEFNDDEIIPEIDDLDQGEGTKAYEDQMKENEERDKKIEFIKKVEFLLKEDNEKNQNLYEERPDIDKLRFSEKPTVGSEDLMNTILENIHNKKDEKQKNSNPIPDFKKKHLFYELLRISNSNSFKTHKIYTHKDLIYGIKYRKLGESNLCVSELCIGTSMYENDNFISKDDVNVLLNMAFYEYGINFFDICEYDPFPFDPDSYKKSKNKNMNLFLKDKKRENIIINLRMCSSRNVDRNTHGDFYLTWIMDGLKDDKPTFYNIEERLDKILKNLNTSYVDILTIDIPERYVPNSVIGEDTYIWGRETGNDTNSEASTISIEEQFEILEKLVLKGKIRHIAVSNETAWGIYEWCNLARKKKYMKIVCVQNLYNLLHRNEVESSGLVEMILRENYNVPLVPYGLLAGGILTGKYLDPERYHTVGPETVLGDDQLDHELDETRGNKPEDYGFLSYGPKNGTCNKYPNLYKSHRCIWAQDATAEYMKLARSHGMTLSQLSLSFVYSRPFVASSIIGPRTIGQLKDSILSLNYPLYQHTQHDLHEIFLRYRGCTMDGNIILNSLEDPNKTSQNAFYKSANIPILSGGTHWDNYPLPFLPKRYEYTDLKEEHDRIKSTFGLNDEPGDFNFINSRIWIEREKKKGEYFALKESNIFKWNKLKIFKGVLTKLNEKEKLIYDTNDFHFYYKNNTVYIVPTDEEMEKFYQNKNKIKKILTQTINDTQELYQYQEQLGKDFPDIFNNLDIDLIYKQLINRHNINPLDKKQLEEVYNYIKLTPEEKKTEDFWYIYQYNPFDNSFGFRTGSEP from the coding sequence atgaaaaacaaACGGAAAATCCTCTTAATATTACTACATTCTTTGGTATTTTTTGAggttttattttgtttaataaagaaaagaaattattataatactGTATACACAAAAGGAAAGTACActacaaataatttaaaaaattccaaaataaattataaattaagttatgttaattttataaaaatattcaaaaaatgccttgttaaaaattattctcACTATTTTATTCGTAATactatatttcattttaaaaaaattcaaagggataaatttattaccgttaagaaaaggaaaaacATATCAGTCTTTTCCTCCTACAATCATATTAAACGCATTAATGGGGAATCtgtaaaattatatctcaaaaaaaataatgcaaaCGGGGAAGATTCGGAAAGCGAACAAACAAAAGATGATGAGCAAAGTGActctaaaaaaataaaaaaaacaaaaacatCAGAAAATATCAAAACAAAAGCTGTGAAAAAAACTAAAtcgacaaaaaaaaataaaaaaaaaactgcaaaaacaaataaaaatgataaaaaagaCCAAAGTGATGAGGGAGAAAACAAAACTGATGAatccaaaaataaaagaaaaaaaagcaaaaatacaatagtggatgaaataatttatgaaCATGAAACAAACACAACAAATGAAAAACCAAAAGAAGTATtggagaaaaaaaaattgaaaggGGCTAAAAGAAAGAAATCTAGTAACTTAAGAAAAACAAAGCAAAGCGAAGATAATATTGCCCTCGAAAAAACAGACGAAGATTTTGACTCTGTAAAAGGAAAAAGGGTACAACAAAAAGAAGCaaagaaaaatgaattaaaaaaaaagcgaGATATTGAGGAAATAAGTGATGAAGACTTTGAAGAATTTAATGATGATGAAATAATACCGGAAATAGATGATCTAGATCAGGGGGAAGGCACAAAAGCATACGAAGATCAaatgaaagaaaatgaGGAAAGAGATAAGAAAATTGAATTCATAAAAAAGGTAGAATTCTTATTAAAAGaagataatgaaaaaaatcaaaactTGTATGAAGAAAGACCAGATATAGATAAACTTCGATTTTCGGAGAAGCCAACAGTAGGAAGCGAAGATTTAATGAATACTatattagaaaatatacacaataaaaaagatgaaaaacaaaaaaattcaaatcCTATCCCCGATTTTAAAAAGAagcatttattttatgaattattAAGAATAAGCAATTCAAATAGTTTTAAAacacataaaatatatacacataaaGATCTAATATATGgaattaaatatagaaaacTGGGAGAAAGCAATTTATGTGTTAGTGAATTATGTATAGGGACAAGCATgtatgaaaatgataactTTATAAGTAAAGATGATgtaaatgttttattaaatatggctttttatgaatatggaataaatttttttgatatttgtGAATATGATCCATTTCCTTTTGACCCTGatagttataaaaaaagcaaaaataaaaatatgaatttatttttaaaagataaaaaaagagaaaatataattattaatttaagaATGTGCTCATCAAGAAACGTAGATAGAAATACTCATGGagatttttatttaacatGGATTATGGATGGCCTAAAAGACGATAAACCaacattttataatattgaGGAAAGATTggataaaattttaaaaaatttaaatacaaGTTATGTTGACATATTGACTATTGATATTCCTGAGAGATATGTTCCGAATAGTGTCATTGGAGAagacacatatatatgggGTCGTGAAACGGGTAATGACACAAATAGCGAAGCTTCCACAATTTCAATAGAGGAACAATTTGAAATTCTTGAAAAACTTGTCCTTAAGGGGAAGATTCGGCACATAGCAGTGTCAAACGAAACAGCATGGGGAATATATGAATGGTGCAATTTAgctagaaaaaaaaaatatatgaaaatagtGTGTGTgcaaaatttatataatctGCTACATAGAAATGAAGTAGAATCATCAGGATTAGTTGAAATGATATTAagagaaaattataatgtcCCATTAGTTCCATATGGTTTATTAGCAGGGGGGATATTAACCGGTAAATATTTAGATCCAGAAAGATATCATACAGTAGGCCCCGAAACAGTATTAGGTGATGATCAATTAGATCATGAATTAGATGAAACACGAGGCAATAAACCAGAAGATTATggttttttatcatatggACCTAAAAATGGTACATGTAATAAATAtccaaatttatataaatcacATAGATGTATATGGGCACAAGATGCTACAGCGGAATACATGAAATTGGCTAGATCACATGGTATGACGCTATCACAATTAAGTCTAAGTTTTGTTTATAGTAGACCATTTGTTGCATCATCTATTATAGGTCCTAGAACAATAGGACAATTAAAAGATTCTATTTTATCACTTAATTATCCATTATATCAGCATACACAACATGACTTacatgaaatatttttaagatATCGAGGATGCACAATGGATGGTAATATCATATTAAATAGCTTAGAAGATCCAAATAAAACAAGCCAAAATGCCTTTTACAAATCTGCAAATATCCCAATTTTAAGTGGTGGTACTCACTGGGATAATTACCCCCTGCCATTTTTACCTAAACGTTATGAATATACAGATTTAAAAGAAGAACATGATAGAATAAAATCGACATTTGGATTAAATGATGAACCTGGggattttaattttattaattctcGTATATGGATagaaagagaaaaaaaaaaaggagaaTATTTTGCTCTAAAAGaaagtaatatatttaaatggaataaattaaaaatatttaaaggTGTATTAACAAAActtaatgaaaaagaaaaattaatttatgaTACTAATgatttccatttttattataaaaacaatactGTATATATAGTTCCTACTGATGAGGAAATGGAAAagttttatcaaaataaaaataaaataaaaaaaatattaactcAAACAATAAATGATACCCAAGAATTATATCAATACCAAGAACAATTAGGAAAAGATTTTCCAGATATTTTCAACAATCTAGATATTGATTTAATCTATAAACAGTTAATAAATAGACACAATATTAACCCATTAGATAAAAAACAGTTGGAAGAAGTTTATAACTATATCAAACTTACAccagaagaaaaaaaaacagagGATTTCTGGTACATATATCAGTATAATCCTTTCGACAATTCCTTTGGTTTCAGAACAGGAAGCGAaccataa
- a CDS encoding WD repeat-containing protein, putative, whose translation MLDKRKMKKRQRPKDFNSLDCSKKIENISEEEKKYIYPSIPNSPIIFHNDNIIYGLGKSLIIFNIKENKYIKKIEEHESVIRSLDVNENSKYFLTTGDDKIIIIYDDNWNVRYKIVHKKKIVKAYFLKSRDEKIEKNEILFIDKYGDVYLCNTQLLLKDGGLKDNNLSEINTNNDQIYKKENNNTSPEGSITIKLNYLIDSLNDIEIKDEDLFFMKDFEHILENNYDNSDESYNIENEIDMKENKNCDEKLDEQNDNNNNINIFNGHENKINKIKEKLEKHYQECFNNHHYLHPIITCSSGVVSLYYDNNFLIIGDRDEKIRILKNKDLNKIYNFYLNHKLFITSLALINEKIFCSSGADSYLYLWNIKTKEIIDSLYIDYNFLSKYIELKLFFNNSNNIDKYNFIVGMLIFNKKTLSIYISIENIKGILVIPLNINSTDKEHVKINKDKIKFYLLKDYPLSFLFTNNNNNNNQNSLFYVDRNNGNLNQIILNEENEFNGDPTVFPHPFFTDGEQIDIGLINHWKHTVEDNF comes from the exons atgttggataaaagaaaaatgaagaagagACAAAGACCCAAAGATTTTAATTCTCTGGATTgtagtaaaaaaattgaaaacataagtgaagaagaaaaaaaatatatttacccAAGTATTCCAAATTCGCCTATAATTTTccataatgataatataatatatggaTTAGGAAAAagtttaattatttttaacataaaagaaaataaatatatcaaaaaaattgaagaaCATGAAAGTGTTATAAGATCTTTAGACGTAAACgaaaatagtaaatattTCTTAACAACAGGagatgataaaataatcatAATTTATGATGACAATTGGAATGTGCGTTATAAAATTGTGcacaaaaagaaaattgtTAAGGCATATTTCTTGAAATCTAGGGAtgaaaaaatcgaaaaaaatgaaatattatttattgatAAATATGGAGATGTATATTTGTGTAACACCCAATTATTATTGAAAGATGGGGGTCTtaaagataataatttaagcGAAATCAATACAAATAACgatcaaatttataaaaaggaaaataataatacatcaCCAGAGGGAAGTATAACGATAAaattgaattatttaattgatTCTTTGAATGATATTGAAATAAAGGATGaagatttattttttatgaaagaTTTTGAACATATTTTGGAAAATAATTACGATAATTCAGATGAATCATATAATATCGAAAATGAAATTGATATGAAAgagaataaaaattgtgaCGAAAAACTAGACgaacaaaatgataataataataatatcaatatattcaatggccatgaaaataaaataaataaaataaaagaaaagtTAGAAAAACATTATCAAGAATGTTTTAACaatcatcattatttacACCCAATCATAACTTGCAGTTCTGGAGTTGTATCTTTATATTATgacaataattttttaataataggAGATAgagatgaaaaaataagaatactaaaaaataaagatttgaataaaatatataatttttatttaaatcacaaactttttattacttctcttgcattaataaatgaaaaaatattttgttcgTCAGGAGCAgattcatatttatatttatggaatattaaaacaaaagaaataatagactcattatatattgatTATAACTTTTTATCCAAATATATCGAactaaaattattttttaataactctaataatatagataaatataattttatagtAGGTATGTtgatttttaataaaaaaacattatccatatatatatctatagAAAACATTAAAGGAATATTAGTTATAccattaaatataaacagCACGGATAAAGAACatgttaaaattaataaagataaaattaaattttaccTTTTAAAGGATTATCCTTtatcttttctttttacaaataataataataataataatcaaaattCGTTATTTTACGTTGACCGAAATAATGGGAATTTAAATCAAATTATCttaaatgaagaaaatgaatttaatGGTGATCCTACGGTCTTTCCTCATCCCTTCTTTACCGATGGAGAACAAATTG ACATTGGGTTAATAAACCACTGGAAGCACACAGTAGAagataatttttaa
- a CDS encoding tRNA-dihydrouridine synthase, putative, whose protein sequence is MDTEQSKNVKKKEYEITYWETLGNPKYVLAPMVDLSELPFRLLCRNYNCDLAFTPMLHSKNFVEHSKYRTGYFKKCDQDKPLIAQFCGNDPSTILRAIDYIKDEVNGVDINLGCPQQIAKKGNYGAFLLHKHDEVVNLISDITNNCNVPISCKIRKIDNDYQKTLNLCYDLQSRNVKMITVHGRTKEEKGVNIKECDYEIIKIIKERLNIPIIANGSIENFEDIEKCLNYTKTDAVMCAEILLEKPSFFSNKNINTIDLVNEYYDLFLKYETNTKYLKSHLFKMLYKYFTVHTDLRDLLNNCHSINDYLSFRDLLNQKRNENSLVESPHSWYRRYRKN, encoded by the coding sequence ATGGATACAGAACAAAGTAAGAATGTAAAGAAAAAGGAATATGAAATAACATATTGGGAAACGTTAGGAAATCCTAAGTATGTTTTAGCGCCTATGGTTGATTTAAGTGAATTACCTTTTCGATTACTTTGCCGAAATTATAACTGTGACCTTGCATTTACCCCAATGTTACATTCCAAAAATTTTGTTGAACATAGTAAATATAGAACAggttattttaaaaaatgcgATCAAGATAAACCATTAATAGCTCAATTTTGTGGAAATGATCCATCAACAATTTTAAGAGCCATTGATTATATTAAAGATGAAGTAAATGGTGTTGATATAAATTTAGGTTGTCCTCAGCAAATAGCAAAAAAAGGGAACTATGGcgcatttttattacataaaCATGATGAAGTTGTTAATTTAATATCTGATATTACTAATAATTGTAATGTTCCTATTAGTTGTAAAATACGGAAAATAGATAATGATTATCAAAAAACTTTAAATTTATGTTACGATTTACAAAGTCGGAATGTAAAAATGATTACTGTACATGGGAGAacaaaagaagaaaaaggTGTAAATATTAAAGAGTGTGATtatgaaattataaaaataattaaagaAAGATTAAATATTCCTATAATAGCTAATGGTTCtattgaaaattttgaagacatagaaaaatgtttaaattatacaaaaacaGATGCAGTGATGTGCGCggaaatattattagaaaaaccaagttttttttcaaataaaaatattaatactaTAGATTTAGTTAATGAATATTATGAcctatttttaaaatatgaaacaaatacaaaatatttgaagagtcatttatttaaaatgttatataagTATTTTACTGTGCATACCGATTTACGAGacttattaaataattgtCATTCAATAAATGATTATTTAAGTTTTCGAGATTTGTTAAACCAAAAAAGAAACGAAAATTCTTTAGTTGAATCTCCTCATAGTTGGTATAGAAGATACAGAAAAAATTAG